The DNA segment ATTTGAACTCCACATCCATCCCCACCTTGGTGCGGCGCGCGCCGACCTGGACTCCGGTTTTGGGAATGGCTTGGAGAAAACCAGGCCGCAGACAGAAGCGCGGTTGCACTTCCGCCATTTTCAAACCGCTCCAGTAGCAATGCACCGCGCCGGGATTTGCATTCGTGGGCCACGCCTGGCTGCGAAAGTCGGCGTTTTGCCGCGTGTCGAAATACCATTCCACCGCGTCGCCTTCCCAGAGATGATTGTCGTCGGCGCTGCTGAATGGTTTGGTGTCCAGCGTGCGGAGGCCGGCGTAAAAAGCCTCGTCGTCCCACATGTAAAAGAACTGCGCGGCGCGGTTTTTCAAATCCGCGTTGAAATATTCGACCGGCGTGCAGAACGCGCCTTTGAATTCGGTGAGATCGCCGTCGATCTTCATGTTGGCGGGTGCGCGCGTCGCCAGGCCGCGCACGCCAGGCGCCAGTCGGTTGCGGTCGGCGGCAACTGCGCTGATCCAACTGCTGAGCGCGATGGAAGCGACGATGACGGCCTCCAGGAGTTTGATGAGTGAACGATTATTTTTCATGGGTCAGGAATCGCGGCCATTTAGACGACCCGCCATGCGTCGCGCAAGCGGAAAAACCGGAATCGAGTTAGCGGGAGGCTAACCGGTCTTCACCGCGTAATTGATGCTCATGATGCCGCCCAGCAGATTGATGATGCGCACCTCCTTGAACGGCATCCGGCGCATCCTGGCGGCCACGCCCTGTTGGGCGGGAAAACGTTTCAACGATTCCAAGATGTAAGCGTAGGTTTGCGCATCGCCGAAAAAAACCCGGCCAAATAGAGGCACGAACATTTTCAAATAAGCGAAATACAGCCCGCGCCAGCAGGCGTTGTCCGGCTTGCCAAAATCCAGCACCAGCACGCGCCCGCCGGGTTTGGCCACGCGGCACATCTCGCGCAGACCCGTTTCCCAACTCGCGAGATTGCGCAGGCCATAACCGATGGTGACAATATCGAAGCTTGCGTCGGGAAAGGGGATGTGCTCCGCATCGGCCTGAATGAATCGAAGAGGTTCAAGGCCGTTTGTTTGATTCACCGCCGGACCAAGTGCCAATTCCCGGCCAAGCTTTACGGCGACCTCCAGCATCGCGGCGCTAAAATCGAGTCCCACGACTGCGGCACCGCGCCGGGCGAGAGCCAATGCAACATCGCCTGTGCCGCAACACAGGTCGAGGGCGCGCTCGGCAGGCTGCGGGTTGGCACGCTGAATGAGTCGCTTTTTCCACCAGCGATGCAGGCCGCCGCTTTGCAGGTCATTGATGAGGTTGTAACGGGGCGCAATCGTGGTGAAAAGTTCCTTCACCCGTGCGGCGCGCTGCATTCCCGGCTCGTAAAACTTGTTGGTCATCTGCCCGGAAGATTAGCACAGTGCCGGAAACGAAACGACGATAACCATGGGTTTTGGGTGCCGCTAAATGGGGGTTAAAGAAAAGACACGGCCTGGCAAAAAACGAGACAATCAAAAAGCTAATCAGAGCATGAAAAATGTTGCTCAACGTCCGGACTTCACCTATAAGTCCAGCCAGGTGGCTGGCGGATTTAGACAGAATGCGCTGGCAAATCGTATTTCAAACCACTATTGCCGAAAATGAAACTATTCGGGAAATCGGAAACCAAGAAGCCGGCGAAGTCAGCGCAATCATCGTCGCCGGCAGCACCGGTGGAGGGTTCCTCCCCGCCGAAAAAAATCCTGGTGGTGGATGACGACCTGGTGATCGTCAAGACGCTGACACTTAAACTGGAAGCCAACGGCTACCGAGTGTTAAGCGCACACGATGGCTCGACTGCGGTGACTTTGGTTCGACAGGAAAATCCGGACATTGTCATTTTGGATGTCAATTTCCCGCCAGAGGTCGGCATGAGTTGGGATGGGTTTAAGATCATGGAGTGGTTTCAGGGGCGGGCAACGGGCGGGCGACTAATCCCCGTCGTTATCATCACCGGCGAGGACTCGATAAAGAACCGGGAACGCGCCATTGCTGCCGGGGCCACTTCCTTCTACCAAAAACCGCTCGACATGGAAGAACTTTTGACGGGAATCCGGGAAATTCTTGCCGCACTGGCTGGCAAGAGTTCAGCCAAGCAGTAGCTTTGTTGTTGAGCCATTCTTAACCACCCCGGCGGGAACTGCAATCCAAGGCCATCTGCTTCACGTCGTCACTCCCGCTCGTAAATTCTTCGTAGTTCCTGTGGTGAAGTTCCCAGACGATATTGCGTCGTCACTCGCCACATCCGCAAGTAAGTCCGCAGGACCCCCAGCTTCGCAAACCGCCGCGCCGAGGTGACGAGGGTGGCGTCCGCCAGCGCGAGACGACCTCGCTGGCGCAAGCGGCGACACAGTTCGAACTCTTCCATCAGTGGCAAGTCCGGAACACCGCCAACCGCTTCCAAATCCTCGCGCCGAACAAACAACGCCTGATCGCCCGCGACGCGTTGCCCAAGGTAAAGCCGCACTGCGCATTTGAAACGCGAACCCCACAAAAGCGGACTTCCGTCACGAAACATTTTCCAGTAGCCGCCGCCCACCACACGCGCGTCGCGGAAGGAATTAATCGCCGCCTGTCCGGCGTTCGGCGGCAACCACGTATCCGCGTGTAACATGAGGATCACATCGCCCTTTGCCTGCGCCGCACCCAGCCGCATTTGCCCGCCGCGTCCCGGCGCGCTCGTGAGCACATGACAGCCCATATTGATGGCCACTTCCCGTGTCTGATCGCGGCTGCCACCATCGACGACGATGATTTCACAGACTTCGGGTATCTGCTTGGCGCGACGTACCGTTTCGCCAAGCGACTCAGCTTCGTTGAGCGCCGGGATGACGACGGAGATTGTTTCGGGGAGCGAGCGTGGCTGCGCCTGTCTGTCATCTCCACGCCAGAATAAAACAGCTCCCATCGACGCCCAAAACAAGCTCACCAAAAAAGTCAGCAGCGATGCCGCCACCGCATCCGCAGGCGAAATCCCGTACAGCCCCAGCAAAGCAAGCGAAGCACCTTCGCGCACCCCCAGACCCGACACCGTCATCGGTAGTGCGCTCACCGCGGAAATCGCTGGCAACGTCCAAATCAATTTGCCCCACGGCAAGGGTGATCTGGCAACCGCTTCCAAGTTTAGGGCAAGCACACCGCTTAACGCTGCTTGCACAAGGAAGCCGCAAAGCAAACCTTGTGTCGCGATCCGCGGAGAAGCAATCAAACGCTGTCCTCCCTCCACCAATACGCGCGCCCATCGAGTCCAAGCCGGTTCGTCTCTGCCGCGCAACAGCAATCCGAGGCAAACCGCGGCCAAACCCAAAATGGCCCATGCCCAACTCACGGGCCAACGCCAGGCAATCGTTTCTCCATTCACGAACGCGCCGTTAACGGTCGCTAAAGTAAACGCCAGTGCGGCAAACACAACCAACCCGCAAAATCCGAGCAATCGATCCAGCGGCGCCGCCCCAAAAACAACAGCCGCCGGCAACCGATACCAGCGCGCGTAGAGAGCCGACTTGGCCACGTCACCACCCACCGCGCCGAACAAGAGGGTGTAAAAAAAATGCCCAATCAGCGCCACCCGCGCCGTGGCCGCCAGGTGAACTGTGCTGCCAGTCAACCGCAACATCAGGTGCCATCGCCAGGCGCCCGGTAAAAAAATCAATCCATACAGAACGATCGCGGCGACGAACCAGCCGATATGCAGGTTGCGGAAGGTCGCCGCCAAGGCGCCAACGTCAACGCCACGAAATACAACGAACAAAGCAACGGCGGACACCGCGATGCAACCCAATCGAATCCACGCGCGCGATTTTGTCATCGGCACCGTTTCCATTCGGGCCAACTCTAAAGACGCAAGGCCGAAGTCAAAGACCAAAGTCGAAGAAACAGTTGCGAGCCAGCGCGTCGTTTGCGGCCAGCAAACGACCTATTTTTTCTCTGTCATTTTTCGGCGCGGCTCATTATATTCCAAGCTCGATGAAACACCGTCTCTCCAAACTGATTTGTTTGCTGCTGGGTGGCAGTTGCGCGCTGGCCAAGATTACCCCAGAACAGGCCAAGACTCTGCCGCCGCCGGCTGCGCACCAGATCAATTTCACGGAGGAGATCAAGCCGATCATCGAAGCCAGTTGCATCAAATGTCACGGGCGCGGTCGGGACAAAGGCGGCTTGCTGATGGACACGCGCGAAACTTTTTTGAAGGGCGGCGATTCCGGGCCGACAGTTGTTGTCGGCAAGAGCGCGGAGAGTCATCTCATCGAGCTGGTGGCTGGACTCGATCCCGACAGCATCATGCCCAAAAAGGGTTCGAAACTGAAACCGGAACAAATCGGTGTGTTGCGCGCCTGGATCGATCAAGGTTTGACATGGGATTCGGGCGTCTCTTTCGGAAAACTCGAACCGATCAATCTGAAACCGAAACGTCCGGCAATGCCGGCCGGTAACAAGAGCGAAAATCCAATTGACCGCTTCCTTAATCCCTACTTTGCCGCGCACAAAATCAAACCGCCCAAACCGGTCGATGATCATGTGTTCGCGCGGCGGGTTTATCTGGATGTGATCGGTCTGCTGCCGACGCCGGAGGAGTTGGAGAAATTCATTACCGACCAGCGCGCGGACAAACGCCAGCGCCTCGTCCAGCGTCTGTTGGCGGACAACCGCAATTACGCCGAGCACTGGCTGACGTTCTGGAACGACCTGTTGCGAAATGATTATCGCGGCACCGGTTACATCGACGGCGGTCGCAAGCAGATCACCGACTGGCTTTATGCCGCGCTCGCGAAAAACCTGCCTTACGACCAATTCGTCGCGCAGTTGATCAATCCCACGCCCGCATCCGAAGGTTTCACCAAAGGCATTGTCTGGCGCGGTGTGGTCAACGCTTCGCAAACGCCGCAGATGCAGGCGGCGCAAAGCATCTCGCAGGTATTCATGGGCGTGAACCTCAAGTGCGCTTCGTGTCACGACAGTTTGATCAACGACTGGACGCTCGCCGACGCTTATGGACTGGCGGGAATTTATTCTGACGGGCCGCTGGAAATGGTCCATTGCGACAAGCCCACCGGCAAGAAAGCTGATTTGAGATTCATTTACCCTGAGCTGGGCAATATCGATCCCCAAGCGGACAAACCGGCGCGCCTCAAGCAACTGGCCGAACTGGTCACCCAAAAACAAGATGGGCGACTGACACGGACAATCGTCAATCGGCTCTGGCAGAAATTCATGGGGCGTGGACTTGTCGAGCCGGTGGATGACATGGAGACGCCGGCGTGGAACCAGGATTTGTTGGACTGGCTGGGGGAGGATTTGGCGGCGAACGGCTACGGCCTCAAGAAAACCATCGAGCGGATTCTCACGTCGCGCGCCTACCAGTTGCCTGCGGTCAGCGCAAATGAAGGCGATCGTCAGGACTACGTGTTTCGCGGGCCGCTGGTGCGCCGCATGTCCGCCGAACAATTCCGCGACGCTCTTGGTGCGTTGACCGGCATCTGGTACAGCCAGCCCGCGGTCAAAATAAATTACGTGGACGAAACCGCCATCAAATCCTTTTCTTCATCGGCCAAGGGAAACTGGATTTGGAAGGAAGCCGGCGCCGCCCAGTCTGCCGCCCCCGAAACCATTTATTTGAGGAAAACAATCACGTTTCCCGAATTGCCAACCGAAGCCCGCGCCCTCGCCACCTGCGACAACGTTTACACCCTTTTCATCAACGGGAAAAAAGTGATGTCCGGCGATACTTGGGGACAGCCGGGGGTGGTGGACATCCGTCCGCACCTTGTCAAAGGCGAGAACGTGATCGCAGTCAAAGCCGTCAACGAAGGCGATCAGCCGAATCCCGCCGGCTTTTTCTTCTTCGCCAGCGTGCGGCAAGATCACGATGACCGGCCCGCGACCGTCATGGATTTTGCCAGCGACAGTTCCTGGACGTGGTCGGCGCAGGAAGTCGATGGCTGGCAGAAAACCGGCTTTGTAGCGCAGGATTGGAAACCGGCTGCGGAACTGGGCGGCATCAACACCGCTCCCTGGGAATTGGAACCTCAGTTCACCACGGCGATGGCGACTCCGCCACCATCCGGCAAAGTTCGCGCGGCCCTGGTCAACGCCGATTCGCTGATGGTGGCGCTGGGCCGGCCGAATCGTGAACAAGTCATGACCGTTCGCGCTTCCGCCGCCACCACCTTGCAGGCATTGGAACTGACCAACGGGCGCGAGCTGGCGGATTTGATTCAACGCGGCGCGGCGAAGTCGATGGCCGCTCATCCGTCTTCGGACCTCGAGTTGATTCAACAACTTTACGCGCAAGCGTTGGGACGCAAGCCGACGGCGCCAGAACTGGAACTGGCGCAAGGGTTGGTCGGCAATCCCGTCCAGCCGGCGGGCGTGGAGGATTTGCTGTGGGCCTTGACAATGTTACCGGAATTTCAACTGATTTATTGAGGAATGGACTATGGAAGCGAATGACACTTGGAGCCGTCGTGAATTTTTGAAGACTGCGAGCACGGCAACACTCGCGGCATTGGCCGCCGGTTATCCGCGCGCCATCCTCGCCGACGAGGCGAAAGAGGGAAAAATCAAACCGACCGCCGACACGGTGATTGTGTTGTGGATGGCCGGCGGCATGGCCCACACGGAAACCTTCGATCCCAAACTATACACGCCGTTCGAGAAGGGGTTGGAGTCCAAACAGGTGCTGAGCACGTTCCCGAGCATCCCCACCGCCGTCGATCACATCAAATTCTCTGAAGGTCTGGAAAAAATCGCCCAGGTCATGGATCGCGGCACATTGATCCGCTCCTACACTGCCGGCGATCTCGGATTTATTTTGCACTCGCGCCATCAATATCAATGGCACACGGGCTACGCGCCACCGCAAACGGTCGCGGCGCCGCACCTCGGTTCGATCATCGCCCGCACGCTCGGCCCGTTGAACCCCGCGGTGCCGGCATTCATCGACATCGGCCAGCGATTCGACGTGGGCGAAGGCGAGGAACTCAAGGCGTTTCACACCGCCGGCTTTCTCGGCAGTGAACATGGTCCGTTCATCATTCCGCATCCAGATCAGGCGGCGGAGAGCGTCCGGCCACCGGCGGGTATGAGCCCGGCGCGCTTCGAAGACCGCAACAAGTTTTACAAACGATTGTTGGAGAAAAGCCCGATTGGCCAATACGGCAGCGGCTACCAAAAGGAATCGCTGCTCCGCTCGTTGGACAATGCGCATCGGCTGCTCAGTTCACCCGCGGCCAAGGCGTTTGACCTTTCGCTCGAACCCAAGGAATCGCTCGCCAAGTACGTTTCCGGCGCTTACGAATCCGGCGCGTCCTTTACGCGTGATGGTGCCTATGAAAAACAAACGATGGGCCGGTTTGGTCTGGGCTGTCTGCTGGCGCGTCGTCTCACCGAGGTGGGCGCGCGGTTCATCGAGGTGACGACCGAATACATTCCGTTTGTTAACTGGGACACGCACGAGAACGGCCACACCCGGCTCGTGGACTTGAAGAAGCAGATCGACGGGCCGATCGCGCAACTCGTGCTCGACTTGGAAGAGCGCGGCCTCTTGAACCGCACGTTGATCGTGCTGGCGAGTGAATTCAGCCGCGACCTGATGACGGAAGGCAAGCCAGGCAAGGAAGTCAAAAACCAGGTCGAGGTCCCGGACAAGATTCAGGAACTGAAACATTACGGCATGCACCGGCATTTCACCGACGCCGGTTGCGTGCTGCTCTTTGGCGGCGGCATCAAACGCGGACATCTGCACGGGCTGACGGCGGACGAGCGTCCCTGCAAGACTGTCAAAGACCGCGTCGTGATCGAAGACCTGCACGCTTCGATTCTGCGCGCGGTGGGAATCTCGCCCAAGCTGAAGTACGAAATCGAGAAGCGTCCGTTTTACGTGACGCGGGACGGCGAGGGCAAACCGATCATGGACCTGTTTGCATAAGGGCGACGTTGTTTGATCAGCCGTGAAACCCGCTCGCGTCGATTGAATTATGATCGGCGCTGGTCATAAGGCGGGCCATCCTTCGCGAGAAAATTCAAAAAGATATCGTTTGCTCCCGGCCGGTCGAATCTAACCAACATCCGGACGTTGGTCAGCCCATGCTCCCTGCAAATTCGCTCAGCCACGCTCGAACTGATAAAATCAAACGCGTCTTCGGAGTCGGATGTCCATTCACCAATCCCTTTATAAAACAGCAGTGTTTCCCTGCTCTGTACAAGTATTCTCATTTCACGATCAAACACGGTAGAAACCAACCGGGAATTGACTAGATAGACGGTTTCCGGGAAAAAAGAAAGAGAATTCACAATTTTTTTGCAGCCCACAATGCCGCCGGCCCGAGGCAACCATGACTATGGGAAGCGACGACTGCTTTTCCCCGCTTTGATTCACAGGCATCGGGCGGTCGAGTGGAGAAAATTGACTGGTCAGGTGGTTTGTCAAGGAATGCGACTGGCGCATTGTGAACCTGAGAGCGTTAATTCTCAATTGCTTGCGACGGATGGCCACCCGCACGTAAAAAGAATTCCCTTCGCGTTAACCAACCCAGGAGCCTCATTTTCTCCGTCGGTCGATACCCGGATTCTATTCATCAGCGATAAGGATTGAACCGTCGCCGAATTTGACGGATAAGAACCCAACTCAAATTATGAAACGATTTGTTGTGATTCTCGCTCTGTTGCCCAGCCTGATGGCTTGCGCCGTCGAAACCCAAAAGTTTGCCAGCCATTTTACGATGCAGGCACCAGAAATCCCGGCCGCGGTCCGGCAGGAAGCCAGACCCCAACCGTGGGATGGCAAGGAGCGCGGACCCGTCGCGGGGCTGAAAGTTTATGCCAGGGAAAAATCCGGCGCGGTATGGCTCGGCAGCGATCAAGGCGCCGCGCGGTTTGATCCCAAGAGCAGCTTTCGCTGGGACCGCTGGCAATATTTCTTTGGTCGCCGCTGGCTGTTGGACAACGAGGTGAAGAACATTTACGTGGAGGAAACCGGCGCGGGGTGCAAGGTGTGGGTTCGCACAAAAACGGGCGTCTCGCTCATCGAATGGCGACCGATGACGCTGGAGCAAAAGGCAAAGTCATTCGACGAGCGAGTGGAAAAACGCCACGTGCGGCACGGCATGGTCGCGAATTCCGGATTGCGCGTTGCGGGTGACCTGTCCACCAACGTCAAACACGACAATGACAACGACGGACTCTGGACGGCGATGTATCTGGGCGCGGAGGCGTTTCGTTATGCGGCAACGCATGACGCGGACGCCCGAGCCAAAGCCCAGCGCTCAGTACGGTTGTTGATGCGATTGGAAGCGATCACTGGCAAACCTGGTTTTTATGCGCGTTCCTTTGTTTCGGTGGATGAACCGCGTCCGCAAGGCGGCGAGTGGCATCCCACGCCCGACGGAAAATGGCTGTGGAAAGGCGACACCAGCTCCGATGAAAGCGTGGGGCATTACTACGGTTACGCCATTTATTACGATCTCGTGGCCGACGACACCGAGAAGGAACAAATTCGAAAAGTCGTCGCGCGCCTCACCGATCACTTGATTGACCACGATTACAACCTGGTGGATCTGGACGGCAAACCGACGCGCTGGGGCGAATGGTCGGAGAGTTTCTTCAAAACCGAGGAAGGCCAATACGAATCGGCATTGCGCTCCATTGAATTGCTCTCCTTTTTGAAAACGGCGCATCACATTACGGGAAACCAAAAGTATGACGATGCTTACCAGGATCGCGTCCGGCGTGGGTACGCGGAGAACACGCGCCTCTATCGACGTTGGAAAGGCGGTGGCGAAATTAATTTCTCGGACGATGAACTTGCCTATCTGTCTTATGATCCGCTGTTGCGCTACGAGAAAGACGCCAAGCTGAGGGAAATCTATCTGGACAGTCTGCGATTTACCTGGAGCCAAATCCGATCGGACATGAATCCGCTGTGGAATTACATTTCCGTGGCCAGTGGTGCCGGACCGATGACTCCTGAAATCCGTGAAGAATCAAAACGCACACTGGATCGGATCCCGATGGACTTGATCGAGTGGGGCGTGAAAAACTCACAGCGCCTGGATGTAAAAATTCGCCCGGACGTGGACCGATTCAATGGCACCCAACTGACTGAAGTCGTCGCCCCAGATGAGCGGCCGGTCAGCAAGTGGAACGGCAACCCGTACCATCCCGACGGCGGTGGCAATGGCAGCGGGGAGGATGACGGCGCGTTTTTTCTTCTCCCGTACTGGATGGGCCGTTACCACGGCTGGGTGAAATGAATTCCGAAATCAGAAACCCCAATTCCGAAACCCGGAGTTGCGCAGAGTCCATCCAGGAACCGTCCAAGTTGCTTGGACAAGTTTATGTTGCACCTGCAACACAAACTTGTCCAGTTGGGTTCATGGTCGCCGTGGTTCTTTTGATGTCGGTTGCTGTAGGGGAATGAGAAATGTCGTTAACACTTATTCTTGCAGGCACCGAGCTTCTTCAACTCCTCGCACGTGCCGGTGATTTGCAGACGCTGTGACTTGAGCGAAAAACCGAGCTTGTGTGTGATCTCGTTTTCAATCCGCGAAATCTTCTCGCTTTCGAACTCGACGATTTTCTCGCAGTCCTGGCAGATGAGGTGGTTGTGGTTCGGATGTTCGGCGTAGTTGGGGTCGTAAAACTTGTGGTCCTTGCCGAAATCCATTTCGCGCACCAGTCCACTCTCGGTCAGCAAAGGCAAGGTGCGGTACACCGTGGCCCGCGAAACCGACTTGTCCAGGCGGCGTGACCATTCCAGCAACTGCTCGGCGGTGAAATGCTCGTCCGTGTCGAACACCGTGTTCACGATGGCCTGTCGTTGCGAAGTGATGCGCAGGTTCTTGTTCGCCAGAAACCGCAGAAATCTCTGTTTACTCGACTCTTTACTCGCTACCGACATGGCGAAATTATAGGTCAACCAACGGCCAAGTCAACGCGGGCGTTGGTCGTTGCTGCCTGACCTGGAGGTCAGAGAGGATGTTGGAGTTCACGCTTCAGCGTGTCAGGTTGGCGGCGCGAAATCACAAGCTGAAGCTTGAACTCCAACCTCAGACCGTCGTCCGAGGGTGCATGATACTCGATCCCCGCCGGCGGCCGTAACCGTTGAATAATCAGTTCGCACGACGCCACTGAGAACTTGCAACGTGCAACCGGCAACCTGAAACTCCCGTCGCTGTGCACATCGAAATCATCAACACCGGCAGCGAGCTGATGCTCGGGTTCGTGCTCAACACCCATCAACAATGGCTCTGTCGCCAACTCGGCAACCTCGGTTACACCGTCAACCGGCAGGTCGCCGTTGCCGACGAAAGCCCGCCCATTCTGGAGGCCGTGAAGGAAGCGTTGACGCGCGCCGACCTCGTGATCACGACCGGCGGCCTCGGCCCGACCTCCGACGATCTCACCCGTGACCTCATTGCGCAGTTGCTGGGGAAAAAACTGATTGAGGACGCGAGCATTCTGGCAAGGATCGAAGAGCTTTTCGCGAAACTCAAACGGCCGATGCCGAGCAGCACCAGAGTCCAGGCGCTCGTGCCGGAAGGCGCCATCGTGTTGCCAAACCATAACGGCACGGCTCCGGGGTTGGCGATCGCAGTGAACCCGAATCCTTATCGAATGGGAGGAGTGGCGAGTTTGCTAATCATGCTGCCCGGACCGCCGCGCGAATTGCGACCCATGTTTACCGTGCAGGTCGTTCCGCTGCTCCGAAAATATTTTCCACTGGAGAGGGCGTTTGTTTGTCGCACTTTGAAAACCACCGGGCTGGGAGAATCCATCGTTCAGGAAAAAATCGTCGGTCCGTTGAAGCCGCTGACGGACGCCGGGCTGGTCATCGGTTACTGCGCGCGGATCGGCGAAGTGGATGTCCGCCTCGTTGCCAATGGTCAACGTGCGGCGCAAACCGTCGCCGATGCCGAGCAGATCATTCGCGGAATCATCGGCAGGAACATTTTTGGCGTGGGCGAGGATGAACTGGAGCAGGTGATC comes from the Verrucomicrobiota bacterium genome and includes:
- a CDS encoding response regulator; its protein translation is MKLFGKSETKKPAKSAQSSSPAAPVEGSSPPKKILVVDDDLVIVKTLTLKLEANGYRVLSAHDGSTAVTLVRQENPDIVILDVNFPPEVGMSWDGFKIMEWFQGRATGGRLIPVVIITGEDSIKNRERAIAAGATSFYQKPLDMEELLTGIREILAALAGKSSAKQ
- a CDS encoding DUF1501 domain-containing protein; this encodes MEANDTWSRREFLKTASTATLAALAAGYPRAILADEAKEGKIKPTADTVIVLWMAGGMAHTETFDPKLYTPFEKGLESKQVLSTFPSIPTAVDHIKFSEGLEKIAQVMDRGTLIRSYTAGDLGFILHSRHQYQWHTGYAPPQTVAAPHLGSIIARTLGPLNPAVPAFIDIGQRFDVGEGEELKAFHTAGFLGSEHGPFIIPHPDQAAESVRPPAGMSPARFEDRNKFYKRLLEKSPIGQYGSGYQKESLLRSLDNAHRLLSSPAAKAFDLSLEPKESLAKYVSGAYESGASFTRDGAYEKQTMGRFGLGCLLARRLTEVGARFIEVTTEYIPFVNWDTHENGHTRLVDLKKQIDGPIAQLVLDLEERGLLNRTLIVLASEFSRDLMTEGKPGKEVKNQVEVPDKIQELKHYGMHRHFTDAGCVLLFGGGIKRGHLHGLTADERPCKTVKDRVVIEDLHASILRAVGISPKLKYEIEKRPFYVTRDGEGKPIMDLFA
- a CDS encoding transcriptional repressor, which gives rise to MSVASKESSKQRFLRFLANKNLRITSQRQAIVNTVFDTDEHFTAEQLLEWSRRLDKSVSRATVYRTLPLLTESGLVREMDFGKDHKFYDPNYAEHPNHNHLICQDCEKIVEFESEKISRIENEITHKLGFSLKSQRLQITGTCEELKKLGACKNKC
- a CDS encoding DUF1549 domain-containing protein — its product is MKHRLSKLICLLLGGSCALAKITPEQAKTLPPPAAHQINFTEEIKPIIEASCIKCHGRGRDKGGLLMDTRETFLKGGDSGPTVVVGKSAESHLIELVAGLDPDSIMPKKGSKLKPEQIGVLRAWIDQGLTWDSGVSFGKLEPINLKPKRPAMPAGNKSENPIDRFLNPYFAAHKIKPPKPVDDHVFARRVYLDVIGLLPTPEELEKFITDQRADKRQRLVQRLLADNRNYAEHWLTFWNDLLRNDYRGTGYIDGGRKQITDWLYAALAKNLPYDQFVAQLINPTPASEGFTKGIVWRGVVNASQTPQMQAAQSISQVFMGVNLKCASCHDSLINDWTLADAYGLAGIYSDGPLEMVHCDKPTGKKADLRFIYPELGNIDPQADKPARLKQLAELVTQKQDGRLTRTIVNRLWQKFMGRGLVEPVDDMETPAWNQDLLDWLGEDLAANGYGLKKTIERILTSRAYQLPAVSANEGDRQDYVFRGPLVRRMSAEQFRDALGALTGIWYSQPAVKINYVDETAIKSFSSSAKGNWIWKEAGAAQSAAPETIYLRKTITFPELPTEARALATCDNVYTLFINGKKVMSGDTWGQPGVVDIRPHLVKGENVIAVKAVNEGDQPNPAGFFFFASVRQDHDDRPATVMDFASDSSWTWSAQEVDGWQKTGFVAQDWKPAAELGGINTAPWELEPQFTTAMATPPPSGKVRAALVNADSLMVALGRPNREQVMTVRASAATTLQALELTNGRELADLIQRGAAKSMAAHPSSDLELIQQLYAQALGRKPTAPELELAQGLVGNPVQPAGVEDLLWALTMLPEFQLIY
- a CDS encoding competence/damage-inducible protein A, coding for MHIEIINTGSELMLGFVLNTHQQWLCRQLGNLGYTVNRQVAVADESPPILEAVKEALTRADLVITTGGLGPTSDDLTRDLIAQLLGKKLIEDASILARIEELFAKLKRPMPSSTRVQALVPEGAIVLPNHNGTAPGLAIAVNPNPYRMGGVASLLIMLPGPPRELRPMFTVQVVPLLRKYFPLERAFVCRTLKTTGLGESIVQEKIVGPLKPLTDAGLVIGYCARIGEVDVRLVANGQRAAQTVADAEQIIRGIIGRNIFGVGEDELEQVIIQRLTEQKETLSLAESCTGGHLANRLTNVPGASEAFLAGLVTYSNEAKIRLLGVRPETLAQHGAVSEATAREMAEGARQRNQTDYAIAVTGIAGPGGGTDAKPVGTVFIALATPRTTTVAQLLNRYDRETFKQVTSQQALEMLRRTMMAAS
- a CDS encoding TIGR04283 family arsenosugar biosynthesis glycosyltransferase, with the translated sequence MTKSRAWIRLGCIAVSAVALFVVFRGVDVGALAATFRNLHIGWFVAAIVLYGLIFLPGAWRWHLMLRLTGSTVHLAATARVALIGHFFYTLLFGAVGGDVAKSALYARWYRLPAAVVFGAAPLDRLLGFCGLVVFAALAFTLATVNGAFVNGETIAWRWPVSWAWAILGLAAVCLGLLLRGRDEPAWTRWARVLVEGGQRLIASPRIATQGLLCGFLVQAALSGVLALNLEAVARSPLPWGKLIWTLPAISAVSALPMTVSGLGVREGASLALLGLYGISPADAVAASLLTFLVSLFWASMGAVLFWRGDDRQAQPRSLPETISVVIPALNEAESLGETVRRAKQIPEVCEIIVVDGGSRDQTREVAINMGCHVLTSAPGRGGQMRLGAAQAKGDVILMLHADTWLPPNAGQAAINSFRDARVVGGGYWKMFRDGSPLLWGSRFKCAVRLYLGQRVAGDQALFVRREDLEAVGGVPDLPLMEEFELCRRLRQRGRLALADATLVTSARRFAKLGVLRTYLRMWRVTTQYRLGTSPQELRRIYERE
- a CDS encoding ubiquinone/menaquinone biosynthesis methyltransferase is translated as MTNKFYEPGMQRAARVKELFTTIAPRYNLINDLQSGGLHRWWKKRLIQRANPQPAERALDLCCGTGDVALALARRGAAVVGLDFSAAMLEVAVKLGRELALGPAVNQTNGLEPLRFIQADAEHIPFPDASFDIVTIGYGLRNLASWETGLREMCRVAKPGGRVLVLDFGKPDNACWRGLYFAYLKMFVPLFGRVFFGDAQTYAYILESLKRFPAQQGVAARMRRMPFKEVRIINLLGGIMSINYAVKTG